The region TTATTTATAAGCAGAACAAACTTGTAGACTAATTTTCCCCAGTACTACGACGATCACCGAGTGATCCTAGCATGCAAATTCTTAGACATTAACTAGTACATCAGAGCTTTTTCAGTTACACCCTTGAGATCTAGCTCACATGCCAGCTACAAGTTCATTTCCCTACGTAGATTGACACTGCTGCAAGCAGCACGATCAGTGCAAGCGCCTTCACATAGCTGATCCCTGTGTTGACTGCTACATTATCTTGCACTGTGTAATTGAAATCAGGATCATTAGCCTTCATCTCAGACAGAATCTCCATCGTCTTCACTGCATCCATGTCAGACTGCTCTCTTCACTGCATCCATGTCAGACTGCTCTCTGTTTAGTTTCCTACAGAGTGTCTTCAACGACCTCTTCGTAAATGGCACATTATCTACTGAACCGAAAAAACTACCAACGATACTGAACACCTTTCCAAGCCCCACATTATTGTCTCTCAACTGTTTAACTAGATCCTTGGTGTATCTATCTATATGTCTATGAGACTTCCAGTGCAGCTTCTGCCCACACGTCAAAGACAGCGGGTGATTATGGGCATCTTTGTGTTCTGCAATATACCACCCTTTGTCATTTGACCGCAACAGTCTTATCATGGCGTTGCAGCCACACCTGGACGAGCGGCTGTTTTCCCTGATTGGTTTGCCCTGCAAAGGGCAAAAAAAAAAGCAAAGCCAACTTGTCAAATGCCAGAAATCATACTCATTGCACCTTAACCTAACGCTCTAGCATAATAAATGTGCGGGTTCCAAATTACATACCGCACAAGCACACACGATCTCTTGCATGCATCTCTTCCTCTCTACATTCAGTCTACTTTTTGCGAGCCTAACTCCAAAACCACATTCCCATGAATAAAGATTGTAGAACTCATAAGCCTCGTCAATAGAGTCAAAGCTTGTTCCAATACTTGGACAGAGAACAGGGCCATCCTTCTTATCAGCATAAGCGCGCAGAGACAATTCAAGAGCTGATTTCCTATTTGGGTTCATCTCCCTTTCCTCCGGGGCTTTTCCGATCCTCACCCTGGATAATCATCTCAAAAAAAGAGACACAAAAAAATGGATGAAAACCATTAGATCATCCACACACGGAAAGCAAGATAGGAATTTTCACGGTCACAGCAGCCACACACGCACCATACAATTTAAAGGCCATGATTTACAATTACATAATTAACCGGATAAGTAACAATCAATTACATCATCTGCCCGCCTTACATAAAAATATGGCGGCTTACTCGCAGGAAGGTGTTGTAAAAACGATCGAGCTGCCAATGACTCTACTCAACACACATGACAAACAATCCAACGCAGCTGGTGATCAGCGATATATTAAAAAATGTTTTTGCAGCAAAAAATATTAGTCTAACCCACCCAATCGATCGATCGTAATCAATAACACTATCAATCTATACCAATAATAGAAACAGGCGACAAATTTTCCTCAAAAATTCAATCATGGCACAGACTCCACAATGCGCATACACCAATCCAAATTGCGCAGCCACAAATCTCCAGTTTCCAATCAGCAAACTAGAATTCCAATCCCATCAACCTAAAACTCCCATAAGATCCATATTAAACTCGGTAGTCCTACTTTTCATCTAAAGAACACAATATAAGTCACTGCAAATGTAGATACCCCAACAAGCTACAGCCCGCCGCGGTCAAGCCTTGCTAATGCAGCAAGCCATCCTAAACTCAATGATGGCACATGCTCTCTGATGCCCACACACCAATCTAAATTGCACACCCAAAAAACTCCAATGTCCTGTCAGCAAATTAGAAATCTACCTTTCTGCCATCATAAAATACCTCATTATAAGTATTAAACTTTCTAGTCCAAGCTTTCATCCGAACAACACAACATAAGTCACTGCAACTGAAGATACCCAACAAGCTCCAGCCATCTTTGTTTGACTACCtaatgctagctccaaatcatcaaTAAAATCC is a window of Triticum dicoccoides isolate Atlit2015 ecotype Zavitan chromosome 2B, WEW_v2.0, whole genome shotgun sequence DNA encoding:
- the LOC119360190 gene encoding protein FAR1-RELATED SEQUENCE 8-like, whose protein sequence is MQLGPRCVLTSEATSGWTRRVRIGKAPEEREMNPNRKSALELSLRAYADKKDGPVLCPSIGTSFDSIDEAYEFYNLYSWECGFGVRLAKSRLNVERKRCMQEIVCACAGKPIRENSRSSRCGCNAMIRLLRSNDKGWYIAEHKDAHNHPLSLTCGQKLHWKSHRHIDRYTKDLVKQLRDNNVGLGKVFSIVGSFFGSVDNVPFTKRSLKTLCRKLNREQSDMDAVKRAV